In one Pseudarthrobacter sp. NBSH8 genomic region, the following are encoded:
- a CDS encoding aldehyde dehydrogenase family protein: protein MAVRRAATTQEAFGLAEESEFGLSAALFTRDLATALEAIEALDVGILQLNSESAGSDPHVPFGGSKKSNFGPKEQGGAAKDFYTHDNGLPPRVGTKKDQMAHTLTKTPDPLAVSAANARQPKTIQTFGVVGAGLMASQLVLLVADKLRIPVLISDLSTDRVSAALHRMRGHLDRQEAKGKLRPGEAAEIAGLIRGTTDPSRFSGCDAAIEAVFEDQKNKRSVFRQLEEHIDPDALLLTNTSSLSVTDMARGLKHPDRVLGFHFFNPVDVLPLVELVRTPLSSDTALATAWSLAAGLGKTAIPVTDTPGFVVNRLLTRLFNEILAEIDKGGDPVAVDRSLSPWDLPMTPLHLIGYIGPSVQQHICDTLHRAYPARFDRSASLTAVVKAGLPGFFDENGKVPPAARTLPPEPHGVDPDRVRLRVRHALAQEAQLMLDEGVVATWEDINRCMTLGANFPTGGLTHLLAT, encoded by the coding sequence TTGGCGGTCCGCCGGGCCGCGACCACCCAGGAAGCATTCGGTTTGGCCGAAGAGTCCGAGTTCGGCCTGTCTGCAGCATTATTCACCCGTGACCTTGCGACAGCATTGGAAGCAATCGAAGCCCTCGATGTGGGAATCCTTCAGCTCAACTCCGAATCTGCCGGTTCAGATCCTCATGTGCCGTTCGGCGGATCAAAGAAGAGCAACTTCGGTCCCAAGGAACAGGGCGGCGCGGCCAAAGACTTCTACACACACGACAACGGTCTACCTCCGCGGGTAGGAACGAAGAAGGATCAGATGGCTCACACTCTTACAAAAACGCCTGACCCCTTAGCGGTATCAGCCGCTAACGCGAGGCAGCCGAAAACCATCCAAACCTTCGGCGTCGTTGGCGCGGGCCTTATGGCAAGCCAGCTCGTCCTGCTGGTCGCGGACAAGCTCCGCATCCCGGTCCTCATCAGCGATCTTTCCACCGACCGGGTGTCCGCGGCCCTCCACCGAATGCGCGGACATCTTGACCGGCAGGAGGCCAAAGGCAAGCTCCGACCAGGCGAGGCAGCCGAAATCGCCGGGCTAATCCGGGGCACCACCGATCCGTCGAGGTTCAGCGGGTGCGACGCCGCAATCGAGGCGGTCTTCGAGGACCAAAAGAATAAACGGAGCGTATTCCGGCAGCTCGAGGAGCACATCGATCCGGATGCCCTCCTGCTCACCAACACTTCCTCGCTCTCGGTCACCGACATGGCACGTGGCCTCAAGCACCCAGACAGGGTGCTTGGGTTCCACTTCTTCAATCCAGTCGATGTCCTCCCGCTCGTCGAATTGGTCCGGACCCCCCTCTCATCCGATACCGCTCTCGCCACAGCATGGAGCCTCGCCGCGGGTCTCGGCAAGACCGCCATACCTGTCACTGATACGCCCGGCTTTGTCGTCAACCGACTCCTCACGCGCCTGTTTAACGAAATACTCGCTGAAATCGACAAAGGCGGGGACCCCGTTGCCGTAGACCGTTCCCTCTCACCGTGGGATCTGCCCATGACACCCCTTCACCTGATCGGCTACATAGGCCCCTCGGTGCAACAGCACATCTGTGACACTCTGCACCGCGCCTACCCCGCCCGCTTCGACCGGTCAGCCTCTCTCACGGCAGTCGTAAAAGCCGGACTGCCGGGCTTCTTCGACGAAAACGGCAAAGTTCCTCCCGCGGCACGGACCCTACCCCCGGAGCCGCACGGAGTGGACCCGGACCGGGTACGGCTGCGCGTC